From the genome of Bactrocera oleae isolate idBacOlea1 chromosome 2, idBacOlea1, whole genome shotgun sequence, one region includes:
- the pre-mod(mdg4)-Y gene encoding uncharacterized protein pre-mod(mdg4)-Y, with the protein MLIYLLYKLVLDKLCYIHKWKFVCFFSEYGPINTSNGLFCVEINKLQQRKQKYEDLDVCFTRSVRGNNLLTINGKPYTLNRRIKDVCYWECVKLRCKYTKCTARVITKCDQIASLRGDHNHL; encoded by the coding sequence atgttaatatatttattgtataagcTAGTTTTGGATAAATTgtgctacatacataaatgGAAATTCGTTTGCTTTTTTTCAGAATATGGACCAATTAATACTTCAAATGGCTTATTTTGTGTGGAAATTAACAAATTGCAACAGCGCAAACAAAAATATGAGGATCTCGATGTATGCTTTACCAGAAGTGTTCGCGGGAATAACTTGCTAACTATCAACGGCAAGCCGTACACATTGAATCGACGAATAAAGGATGTTTGTTACTGGGAGTGTGTAAAACTGCGATGCAAATACACGAAATGCACAGCGCGTGTAATCACGAAATGTGATCAGATTGCATCGTTGCGTGGAGATCATAACCATTTATAA
- the pre-mod(mdg4)-Z gene encoding uncharacterized protein pre-mod(mdg4)-Z — MQHVRNCGPQMFIYSRKGGTLLAINDFIYRSNLKRFGRNSDKVYWECIHNRSKKCRSRLKTIGDDLYVTNDVHNHIGDGQRIATARRAGLLIYKKFSSIGQNVVKLQCNTIS; from the exons ATGCAACATGTACGTAACTGTGGTCCGCAAATGTTTATTTACAGTCGTAAGGGTGGCACTCTGTTGGCgataaatgattttatttatcgCTCAAATTTAAAGCGTTTTGGAAGAAATAGTGACAAGGTATACTGGGAATGTATTCACAATCGTTCCAAAAAATGCCGAAGTCGTTTAAAAACTATTGGGGATGATCTTTACGTTACGAACG ATGTTCACAATCATATAGGTGATGGTCAACGCATTGCTACGGCGAGACGCGCcggtttattaatttataagaaattcAGTTCAATAGGACAAAATGTGGTAAAATTACAATGTAATACGATctcttaa
- the pre-mod(mdg4)-T gene encoding modifier of mdg4 isoform X2, which produces MTNLLESESAWIETRPLKGKRGRRPKQPKKDERLAHRVLAAVQRGRGEPALYASTTKGGMKLIYEGHHFRFTFRRGPYSIFQCCYKENMQECKVRVVTDQKRVFPLDGEHIHFMQATDKSVTSMTFEPDGHLDDEDSQEQPEQSDAFDEYELQVTDSVQTNEPRRMELDHSEEFLAEPNDDTPASSDTNDFREKIKRRLQKALLGKKK; this is translated from the exons atga caAACTTATTAGAGTCGGAATCGGCATGGATTGAAACTCGTCCTTTAAAAGGAAAACGTGGACGTCGTCCTAAACAACCGAAAAAGGATGAGCGGTTGGCACACAGAGTATTAGCTGCTGTACAACGTGGGCGTGGGGAACCTGCTTTATATGCCTCTACAACCAAAGGTGGCATGAAACTTATCTACGAAGGACATCATTTTCGATTCACATTCCGAAGGGGTCCATACTCAATTTTTCAATGTTGTTATAAGGAGAATATGCAGGAATGTAAAGTTCGGGTTGTTACTGATCAGAAACGTGTTTTCCCCCTGGATGGAGAACATATCCATTTCATGCAGGCCACAGATAAAAGTGTAACATCTATGACTTTTGAACCTGATGGTCATTTAGACGATGAAGATAGTCAGGAACAACCTGAACAAAGTGACGCCTTCGATGAGTATGAATTACAGGTAACTGATTCAGTACAGACCAATGAGCCACGAAGAATGGAATTGGATCATTCGGAAGAGTTTTTGGCAGAGCCAAACGATGATACACCTGCTTCCTCCGACACAAATGAtttcagagaaaaaataaaGCGACGCTTGCAAAAAGCACTTTTaggcaaaaagaaataa
- the pre-mod(mdg4)-T gene encoding modifier of mdg4 isoform X1 gives MAFRSTANLLESESAWIETRPLKGKRGRRPKQPKKDERLAHRVLAAVQRGRGEPALYASTTKGGMKLIYEGHHFRFTFRRGPYSIFQCCYKENMQECKVRVVTDQKRVFPLDGEHIHFMQATDKSVTSMTFEPDGHLDDEDSQEQPEQSDAFDEYELQVTDSVQTNEPRRMELDHSEEFLAEPNDDTPASSDTNDFREKIKRRLQKALLGKKK, from the exons ATGGCGTTTCGAAGTACAG caAACTTATTAGAGTCGGAATCGGCATGGATTGAAACTCGTCCTTTAAAAGGAAAACGTGGACGTCGTCCTAAACAACCGAAAAAGGATGAGCGGTTGGCACACAGAGTATTAGCTGCTGTACAACGTGGGCGTGGGGAACCTGCTTTATATGCCTCTACAACCAAAGGTGGCATGAAACTTATCTACGAAGGACATCATTTTCGATTCACATTCCGAAGGGGTCCATACTCAATTTTTCAATGTTGTTATAAGGAGAATATGCAGGAATGTAAAGTTCGGGTTGTTACTGATCAGAAACGTGTTTTCCCCCTGGATGGAGAACATATCCATTTCATGCAGGCCACAGATAAAAGTGTAACATCTATGACTTTTGAACCTGATGGTCATTTAGACGATGAAGATAGTCAGGAACAACCTGAACAAAGTGACGCCTTCGATGAGTATGAATTACAGGTAACTGATTCAGTACAGACCAATGAGCCACGAAGAATGGAATTGGATCATTCGGAAGAGTTTTTGGCAGAGCCAAACGATGATACACCTGCTTCCTCCGACACAAATGAtttcagagaaaaaataaaGCGACGCTTGCAAAAAGCACTTTTaggcaaaaagaaataa
- the LOC118680647 gene encoding uncharacterized protein, with amino-acid sequence MCVNRSWIAANFQFKRNRRGGLNLLYHGYMYTAERRYNSTINWVCSRNSSLTLRCPARCITAGQSNIKLSQRCHNHSPIS; translated from the exons ATGT GTGTTAACAGATCTTGGATAGcagcaaattttcaatttaaacggAACAGACGTGGTGGCCTCAATCTGCTTTACCATGGGTATATGTATACTGCGGAAAGAAGATATAATTCCACAATAAACTGGGTGTGCAGTAGAAATAGTAGCCTTACACTACGTTGTCCAGCGCGCTGCATCACAGCTGGTCAAAGTAACATTAAATTGAGCCAAAGATGTCATAATCATTCACCAATTAGTTGA
- the pre-mod(mdg4)-AE gene encoding uncharacterized protein pre-mod(mdg4)-AE, translating into FSIKNSLVTGAKFTTIENFRFVIGSQSPSKYYLKCANFRNKCRARAVIRKDTLALLLRRKHNHTAEQQNLKRNRQKSSGAIYTLTSRNSSRAT; encoded by the exons ttttcaattaaaaattctcTTGTCACCGGTGCGAAATTTACAACTATAGAAAACTTTCGTTTTGTTATCGGATCACAATCTCCGAGCAAATACTATTTGAAGTGTGCAAACTTTCGTAACAAATGTCGCGCTCGTGCTGTTATACGCAAGGACACGTTGGCATTATTATTGCGTCGGAAACATAATCACACAGCAGAACAgcaaaatttgaaaagaaa caGACAAAAATCTTCCGGTGCAATATATACGCTCACGTCGAGGAACTCATCTCGTGCTACatga
- the LOC106617228 gene encoding uncharacterized protein produces the protein MLSVKVVVTIVLPIMPNPAPTPYRAIQGFACYLCSVLLFALYIFWVLAPLKLLGFQNFPNKYLALSITNVMSYLLVMIYYVFYPAINLAMTPNVDQIATIINVKLLKRDNELEYVFNWNTIKHLENVHRRRSEKILLENKIMENCYCCNRGQHEANVKAAIPTLYHIDLAEINRLVYD, from the coding sequence ATGTTATCAGTCAAAGTTGTGGTAACAATTGTTCTTCCCATAATGCCGAACCCCGCACCAACACCTTATCGGGCAATACAGGGCTTCGCTTGCTATTTGTGTTCAGTGCTGCTGTTtgctttgtatatattttgggTTCTTGCACCGTTAAAGCTGCtgggttttcaaaattttccaaacaaataTTTGGCATTATCCATTACCAATGTTATGTCGTATCTTTTGGTTAtgatttattatgttttttatcCTGCAATTAATTTGGCAATGACCCCGAACGTTGATCAAATAGCGACAATAATAAATGTGAAACTATTAAAACGTGATAATGAATTGgaatatgtttttaattggaATACAATAAAACATTTGGAAAATGTCCATCGTCGGCGATCTGagaaaatattattagaaaacaaaattatgGAAAACTGTTATTGCTGCAATCGAGGGCAACACGAGGCGAATGTGAAGGCAGCAATACCTACGCTGTATCATATCGACTTGGCTGAAATTAATCGTTTAGTATATGATtag